The sequence GCTCTCGGGACTTCGGGAGAGGGTATCCAGATAGGCGACGGCGAGCTAAATTTCAGGGAGCTATACAAAGCCATAGATAATGTGGAAGCCATTATCGTCCCGGAGATAGACAGAGGTTTTAAGGATAATGGCAGGGGATTTAAGATAGCCAGGGACAGGCTGGTAAGGCTCGGCTATTTTGAGACCGAAGTATAAGGGTTCATAAAAAAGTATTCAGTATATGACATATCACTATATTGCTTAATAATCGCCTGAAATATAAGATATTGATAAAGGAAAAGGAGTTATGAAAATGATACTGGTGACAGGATGCAACCCGCTTGGCGAAAGGCTCTTAGAGGAACTGAACAAAGATGGTATGGCAAAGGGAGCCTGTCATAAGGAAGAACTGGATCTTCCGAGGGGTTTTATAAAATATGACATTTTCAGCAGCGAGGACATTGAGAGGCTTGTCAAAGAGGTAAAGCCGGATACAATGATCCTTACCGAAGAGGTCTCCGATCTTGAGTATTGTGAGCAAAAACGTAGTGACGCGATGCAGTTTAATACGCGCGGCGTAAGGTTTTTCGTAGAGGCGGCGCAGAAGACCGGTGCCAGTGTCGTGCTTATATCTACGGCATATGTCTTTGACGGAAGAAAAGAAGGCGGCATGTATACTGAAAACGATATGATAAACCCGATAAACGTCTATGGCGAGACCAGGCTGATGGCCGAGGTCCATACGGATAAGGCCCCGAGCTACCTGATAGCCAGAATGGGAGAGCTATATGGCAACTATCCGGGCAATTTTGCCGACTTTATACTGACCAATATTAAATATGGTGAAAAGGTCGAGCTTGCAAGGGACATGTACTTCTCTCCGATATACATTGACGACGCGGTAGCCGCCATAAAACTGCTGACAGCGCAGAAAATGTTCGACAAGCATAACGTGGCAGGACCGGAGCGTATCAGCCACTATGACTTCGGGTTAAAGATCGCGAAGACATTCGGGCTGAATGAAAACCTTATAGTCCCCGTGAGTGTGGAAGATCTTAACCTGACAGTAATGATGCCGAAGGATCTCTCGCTGGATATTTCAAAGATAGGGCCCCTTGTTAAAATAAGGAACGTTGACGAAGGGCTTGAGGCTATGAAAAAGGCATTAGAATAAGCATTAAGTCATTTTATTTTCTTTTTTCTACAGTATGTTTTAGTCCATTCAGTCTTTTTTCGATAAGCTTCCTTGATGTTATGGTAAACATTTACCGGGTCTTTAA is a genomic window of Methanooceanicella nereidis containing:
- a CDS encoding SDR family oxidoreductase, giving the protein MKMILVTGCNPLGERLLEELNKDGMAKGACHKEELDLPRGFIKYDIFSSEDIERLVKEVKPDTMILTEEVSDLEYCEQKRSDAMQFNTRGVRFFVEAAQKTGASVVLISTAYVFDGRKEGGMYTENDMINPINVYGETRLMAEVHTDKAPSYLIARMGELYGNYPGNFADFILTNIKYGEKVELARDMYFSPIYIDDAVAAIKLLTAQKMFDKHNVAGPERISHYDFGLKIAKTFGLNENLIVPVSVEDLNLTVMMPKDLSLDISKIGPLVKIRNVDEGLEAMKKALE